Proteins encoded within one genomic window of Hyalangium minutum:
- a CDS encoding FHA domain-containing protein, producing MWQIIINGPGYFDTPYDLPEGATSLGRADENDIVLGGDLVSRKHACLLVQGDTLRIEDLGSRNGSRINGLPLQGGKDLTPGDIVTLGENTLSVRQPHTVESAATEMVDLGAGGVRRFGHGEDVSPAVILAKNVKDLDVLRALDNFEPVPYENESGGSTPIGAGGSSPRVSYEKLVLLFRTAESLATAESLPAFLESAMDRVLERTEATTAVVLLRHSSGVLVPASVRHRGKLAKGEVPVSDAIVEEAMRQGRALAVGDVRDDRRFAGRESVILYGVDRVLCIPIGREPPFAGVLYVNTPAESETTLELMLDACTAVAHLVASGVQRFSAQSPKETGGPGSALRRTLERFHPPEVAERRAAEAQRTGGRPPALEERPLTILHAEMAGFGALCTRLGPVRASAVLNDFHAKMSGLIFSFEGSVEAFVGESVRALFGFPSAKQDDSVRAVRAGLALRADWLRAMSRRPADERCELRIAIHTTKGLVGMIGPDSRLDLGAVGEGVPVAGWLASTAAPGQVLITGKTLASIGARFDVLPLGERLVRPPKDKVAAFEVLEEDVPALTNPGVHGPK from the coding sequence ATGTGGCAGATCATCATCAACGGGCCGGGCTACTTCGACACCCCTTACGATCTCCCCGAAGGAGCGACCAGCCTCGGCCGAGCCGATGAGAACGACATCGTTCTCGGCGGAGACCTTGTGTCGCGCAAGCACGCCTGCCTGCTCGTGCAGGGCGACACGCTGCGCATCGAGGACCTCGGCAGTCGCAACGGCAGCCGCATCAATGGCCTCCCCCTCCAGGGCGGCAAAGACTTAACCCCCGGCGACATCGTCACCCTGGGAGAGAACACCCTCTCCGTTCGCCAGCCCCACACCGTGGAGAGCGCCGCCACGGAGATGGTGGACCTGGGCGCTGGAGGCGTCCGCCGCTTCGGCCACGGGGAAGACGTCTCCCCAGCGGTGATTCTCGCCAAGAATGTGAAGGATCTGGACGTTCTGCGCGCGCTCGACAACTTCGAGCCTGTTCCCTACGAGAATGAATCGGGAGGCAGTACGCCCATTGGTGCCGGTGGCAGCAGCCCTCGCGTCTCCTACGAGAAGCTCGTGCTGCTGTTCCGCACCGCCGAGTCCCTGGCCACCGCCGAGTCCCTGCCCGCCTTCCTCGAGTCCGCCATGGACCGAGTGCTGGAGCGCACCGAGGCCACCACCGCCGTGGTGCTGCTGCGCCACTCCAGCGGGGTCCTGGTGCCCGCCTCCGTGCGCCACCGGGGCAAGCTGGCCAAGGGCGAGGTGCCCGTCTCGGACGCCATCGTCGAGGAGGCCATGCGCCAGGGCCGCGCGCTCGCCGTGGGAGACGTGCGAGACGACCGGCGCTTCGCGGGCCGCGAGAGCGTCATCCTCTACGGCGTGGACCGGGTGCTCTGCATCCCCATTGGCCGCGAGCCTCCCTTCGCCGGCGTGCTCTACGTCAACACCCCCGCCGAGTCGGAGACCACGCTGGAGCTCATGCTGGACGCCTGCACCGCCGTGGCCCACCTGGTGGCCAGCGGCGTGCAGCGCTTCTCCGCCCAGAGCCCCAAGGAGACGGGTGGCCCCGGCAGTGCCCTGCGCCGCACCCTGGAGCGCTTCCACCCGCCCGAGGTGGCCGAGCGCCGCGCCGCCGAGGCTCAGCGCACGGGAGGCCGCCCCCCCGCCCTGGAGGAGCGGCCCCTCACCATCCTCCACGCGGAGATGGCAGGCTTTGGCGCGCTGTGCACCCGGCTGGGCCCCGTGCGCGCCTCGGCCGTCCTCAATGACTTCCACGCGAAGATGAGCGGCCTCATCTTCAGCTTCGAGGGCTCGGTGGAGGCCTTCGTGGGCGAGTCCGTGCGCGCCCTGTTCGGCTTCCCCTCGGCCAAGCAGGATGACTCCGTGAGGGCGGTGCGCGCCGGGCTGGCGCTGCGCGCCGACTGGCTGCGGGCCATGTCCCGCCGGCCCGCGGACGAGCGCTGCGAGCTGCGCATCGCGATCCATACCACCAAAGGTCTGGTGGGGATGATCGGCCCGGACTCGCGGCTGGACCTCGGCGCCGTGGGCGAGGGTGTCCCCGTGGCGGGCTGGCTCGCCTCCACGGCTGCTCCCGGACAGGTCCTCATTACCGGAAAGACCCTGGCTTCCATCGGAGCGCGCTTCGACGTGCTGCCTCTGGGAGAGCGTCTGGTGCGGCCTCCCAAGGACAAGGTGGCGGCCTTCGAGGTGCTCGAGGAGGACGTGCCGGCGCTCACCAATCCGGGCGTCCACGGGCCCAAGTAA
- a CDS encoding serine/threonine-protein kinase, which yields MNTSSSARLRPFRPQAFGRYTLLSHLATGGMGEIYLARLEGAQGFEKLCVIKKILPQLAEDKEFVDRFVGEARTLVKLSHGSIAQVLDMGLHEGEAYMALEYVDGKDLRKVAGRVRDRHTPLPLTFILFVMGRVLDALAYAHRKRDDDEKDINLVHRDISPQNILISYEGEVKVVDFGLAKSRLSAAKTNPSIILGKFLYMSPEQARHQPVDRRSDLYAVGLCLYELISGKNPFDAVHSGDLMSVVAHPRIAPLGEVEPLTPSAVANLVMKALAVEPAQRFQTAEEFRAKLMGVLMDIDRNAGPETVSRFMRELFAQEFAGERKLLAQLKEVPRGGEPLVPRMGTELDTDPAARFPPPSLPPKTIKLDPPPEPLSFQPTPRSRPGAQAHVHEEETRPGVVVNSETTRPAVSFEALDAAARARVRSPLSSLPPAPDTVTVELGSEDFGPFPGEPVSVASPAPARLSAPTVEMPVPYMPAAAIPPSAPSSPQMSGTARTLEAPRAVPPPPLPAPSASGNRPPDPPLRAAMPGALPPGSVPTKPGEMPSPRTPPAPPSSSAAARLQETQRVTLPPPPSSAVTPEPRRQEASRAESSPASATASPAVMLPFTTPSTPMPAVSAESPPPVPEVSLPAEPQAEIVTAPRELPRSMSARAAQADPGSGGTDASRRGLDDTHPSYQMASSPPPADTQPRVVLDELALQNGPEEGIVPGIPEEPLSNPGRDRSEDSISVPGRPRTGRRPRSTGGTPASLPAMRGGTASVRAAQRPVEPVSAPPERAETDDSAPVAIAVDDPTPAEARDPRDDTRRTPLPTRPPTESRRAQREEARRPAAPPAPAQKRSWGWMVLSLVLLLGAAAAVYATLPMIQALVKSKLEDAKPAEPGTTRIQPTPVPSGPPGQTPAAAPPTPEPAAATPPASPAPTEAAAPPPAGAVAAVTPEVPVPESASPDEGEDDDLLPLPATPSPPPKKSQSSRSSKKASAALRKEVQELKNDWTATKAAYAKLTQEVSCEATTLGLLCSRYDNLRRDYAALGENSYDKEIHSRVKRMRTELNKALSAQ from the coding sequence ATGAACACCTCCTCCTCAGCCCGCCTGAGGCCGTTCCGGCCACAGGCGTTTGGCCGGTATACGCTCCTGTCCCATCTGGCCACCGGCGGCATGGGGGAGATCTACCTGGCGCGGCTGGAGGGAGCGCAGGGCTTCGAGAAGCTGTGCGTCATCAAGAAGATCCTGCCGCAGCTGGCCGAGGACAAGGAGTTCGTCGACCGCTTCGTGGGTGAGGCCCGCACGCTGGTGAAGCTCAGCCACGGCTCCATCGCCCAAGTGTTGGACATGGGCCTGCACGAGGGCGAGGCGTATATGGCCCTCGAGTACGTGGACGGCAAGGACCTGCGCAAGGTGGCTGGCCGCGTGCGGGACAGGCACACGCCGCTGCCGCTCACCTTCATTCTCTTCGTCATGGGGCGGGTGCTGGACGCGCTGGCGTACGCGCACCGCAAGCGGGACGACGACGAGAAGGACATCAACCTCGTCCACCGGGACATCTCGCCACAGAACATCCTCATCTCCTACGAGGGGGAGGTGAAGGTGGTCGACTTCGGGCTGGCCAAGAGCCGGCTGTCGGCGGCGAAGACCAACCCGAGCATCATCCTGGGCAAGTTCCTCTATATGTCGCCGGAGCAGGCCCGGCACCAGCCGGTGGACCGCCGCAGTGACTTGTATGCGGTGGGACTTTGTCTCTACGAGCTGATCTCCGGGAAGAACCCGTTCGACGCGGTGCACTCGGGCGACCTCATGTCCGTGGTGGCGCACCCGCGCATCGCTCCGCTGGGCGAGGTGGAGCCGCTCACGCCGTCCGCCGTGGCCAACCTGGTGATGAAGGCGCTGGCGGTGGAGCCGGCGCAGCGCTTCCAGACGGCCGAGGAGTTCCGCGCCAAGCTGATGGGCGTGCTGATGGACATCGACCGGAACGCCGGTCCAGAGACCGTCAGCCGCTTCATGCGAGAGCTGTTCGCCCAGGAGTTCGCGGGCGAGCGCAAGCTGCTGGCCCAGCTGAAGGAAGTGCCGCGCGGGGGCGAGCCGCTCGTGCCGCGCATGGGCACCGAGCTGGACACGGATCCGGCCGCCCGGTTCCCTCCGCCCAGCCTGCCGCCGAAGACCATCAAGCTGGATCCGCCGCCCGAGCCGCTCTCCTTCCAGCCCACGCCGCGCTCCCGCCCGGGCGCCCAGGCGCATGTGCACGAGGAGGAGACCCGGCCCGGTGTGGTGGTCAACAGCGAGACCACCCGTCCCGCCGTCTCCTTCGAGGCGCTCGACGCGGCCGCCCGGGCCCGCGTCCGGTCGCCGCTGTCCTCCCTGCCGCCCGCGCCCGACACCGTCACGGTGGAGCTGGGCTCGGAGGACTTTGGCCCCTTCCCAGGGGAGCCGGTCTCCGTGGCCTCTCCCGCGCCCGCGCGCTTGAGCGCTCCCACGGTGGAGATGCCGGTGCCCTACATGCCTGCGGCGGCCATTCCGCCCAGCGCACCGTCTTCGCCGCAGATGTCCGGCACCGCGCGGACCCTGGAGGCGCCTCGGGCCGTCCCGCCTCCGCCTCTGCCTGCTCCCAGCGCGTCTGGGAACCGGCCTCCCGATCCGCCGCTGCGCGCGGCCATGCCAGGTGCCCTCCCGCCGGGATCCGTCCCCACCAAGCCGGGAGAGATGCCTTCACCGCGCACGCCGCCCGCGCCGCCATCATCCTCCGCCGCCGCGAGGCTGCAGGAGACGCAGCGGGTGACGCTGCCTCCGCCGCCCTCGAGCGCGGTCACCCCCGAGCCGCGAAGGCAGGAGGCGAGCCGCGCCGAGAGCTCGCCGGCGTCCGCAACGGCCTCCCCGGCGGTGATGCTTCCCTTCACCACGCCGTCCACGCCGATGCCCGCGGTGTCAGCGGAGAGCCCGCCGCCCGTGCCGGAGGTGTCGCTGCCCGCCGAGCCCCAGGCCGAGATCGTCACGGCCCCGCGGGAGCTGCCCCGGTCCATGTCCGCCCGCGCGGCGCAGGCGGACCCTGGGAGTGGAGGGACGGACGCCAGCCGCCGTGGCCTGGACGACACGCACCCCAGCTACCAGATGGCTTCCTCGCCGCCTCCAGCGGATACGCAGCCGCGCGTGGTGCTGGATGAGCTGGCGCTCCAGAACGGCCCGGAAGAGGGCATCGTCCCGGGCATTCCGGAGGAGCCCCTCTCCAATCCCGGGCGCGACCGCTCCGAGGACTCCATCTCGGTTCCGGGCCGCCCGAGGACCGGACGGCGCCCGCGCAGCACAGGTGGGACGCCGGCGAGCTTGCCGGCCATGCGCGGAGGCACGGCGTCCGTGCGCGCCGCTCAGCGCCCCGTGGAGCCGGTGAGCGCCCCTCCAGAGCGAGCGGAGACGGATGACTCCGCTCCGGTGGCCATCGCCGTCGACGACCCCACCCCAGCAGAGGCCCGCGACCCGCGCGACGATACGCGGCGGACGCCCCTGCCCACCCGGCCGCCCACCGAGAGCCGCCGCGCGCAGCGTGAGGAGGCACGGCGGCCCGCGGCGCCGCCTGCTCCGGCCCAGAAGCGCTCCTGGGGGTGGATGGTCCTGAGCCTCGTGCTGCTGCTGGGCGCGGCCGCGGCGGTGTACGCGACGCTCCCGATGATCCAGGCGCTGGTGAAGTCGAAGCTGGAGGACGCGAAGCCTGCCGAGCCGGGGACGACGCGCATCCAGCCGACGCCGGTTCCGAGCGGGCCGCCGGGCCAGACTCCGGCCGCTGCGCCCCCGACACCCGAGCCCGCGGCGGCCACGCCTCCCGCGAGCCCCGCACCCACAGAAGCGGCAGCCCCGCCTCCCGCGGGGGCCGTTGCCGCCGTCACGCCAGAGGTTCCCGTGCCGGAGAGCGCGAGCCCGGATGAAGGCGAGGACGATGATTTGCTGCCCCTGCCTGCCACGCCGTCGCCTCCGCCCAAGAAGAGCCAGAGCTCGCGTTCCAGCAAGAAGGCCTCTGCGGCCTTGCGCAAGGAAGTGCAGGAGCTCAAGAACGACTGGACGGCGACGAAGGCCGCCTACGCGAAGCTCACCCAGGAAGTGTCGTGTGAGGCCACCACGCTGGGCCTCCTCTGCAGCAGGTACGACAACCTGCGGCGGGACTATGCAGCCTTGGGCGAGAACTCCTACGACAAGGAAATCCACAGCCGGGTGAAGAGGATGCGCACCGAGCTCAACAAGGCGCTGAGCGCCCAGTAG
- a CDS encoding ABC transporter ATP-binding protein, giving the protein MTLLLETQGLVAGYGPSPVLQGVDCSVRAGELWAVLGPNGTGKSTLLRAVLGALPWMRGTVRLLGQERSAWEPRELARRVAWVPQLFEPAEGFSGLELVLMGRSPHLGLWGLTSERDAALARTVLEELGVAHLADRPGEAMSGGERRMLLLARGLVQEPSLLLLDEPTAFLDVAHQVSSLARVRARVEAGLGAVAVLHDVNMAAAFATHVLLMRDGRVLAQGPVDTVLERERLEALYGLPMEMALAPSGARLFAPRAG; this is encoded by the coding sequence GTGACGCTGCTCCTCGAGACCCAGGGCCTCGTCGCCGGCTATGGCCCATCGCCTGTGCTGCAGGGCGTGGACTGCTCGGTGCGTGCAGGGGAGCTGTGGGCGGTGCTGGGGCCGAACGGCACGGGCAAGAGCACGTTGCTGCGCGCGGTGCTGGGCGCGCTGCCGTGGATGCGGGGCACGGTGCGGCTGCTGGGGCAGGAGCGCTCGGCATGGGAGCCGCGCGAGCTGGCCCGGCGTGTGGCCTGGGTGCCGCAGCTCTTCGAGCCCGCCGAGGGCTTCAGTGGGTTGGAGCTGGTGCTGATGGGGCGCAGCCCGCACCTCGGGCTGTGGGGCCTCACCTCCGAGCGGGACGCGGCGCTGGCACGCACGGTGCTCGAGGAGCTGGGCGTGGCGCACCTGGCGGACCGGCCGGGCGAGGCCATGTCCGGCGGCGAGCGCCGCATGCTGCTGCTGGCGCGGGGGTTGGTGCAGGAGCCCTCGCTGCTGCTGCTGGACGAGCCCACGGCCTTTCTGGACGTGGCGCACCAGGTGAGCTCGCTGGCACGGGTGCGGGCGCGGGTGGAGGCGGGGCTGGGAGCGGTGGCGGTGCTGCACGACGTGAACATGGCGGCGGCCTTCGCCACCCATGTGCTGCTGATGCGAGATGGCCGCGTGTTGGCACAGGGGCCGGTGGACACGGTGCTGGAGCGCGAGCGGCTCGAGGCGCTCTACGGCCTGCCCATGGAGATGGCGCTGGCTCCCTCGGGAGCCCGGCTCTTCGCGCCACGGGCGGGCTGA